The following are encoded together in the Variovorax sp. PBS-H4 genome:
- a CDS encoding flavin reductase family protein, translating into MEFHFYEPAAGHGLRHNPLNSIIAPRPIGWISTRSKEGGFNLAPYSFFNTFHYDPPILGFASTGWKDTAQNAVETGEFVWNLVSEDLGEQMNMTSQPVARGVDEFKLAGLTAIAANKVSAPRVAESRASMECKVVDVVQFRNTRGEQLPGWLVLGEVVGVHIDHDLLKDGVYQTALARPLMRCGGLSDYALLSQEWMVEIHRAPDEALRDSHGS; encoded by the coding sequence ATGGAGTTTCATTTCTACGAGCCCGCTGCCGGGCATGGGCTTCGGCACAACCCGCTCAACTCCATCATCGCGCCGCGGCCCATTGGGTGGATCTCTACGAGGAGCAAGGAGGGAGGTTTCAACCTCGCGCCCTACAGCTTCTTCAACACGTTCCACTACGACCCACCCATCCTCGGCTTTGCCAGCACCGGCTGGAAGGACACCGCGCAGAACGCGGTGGAGACGGGTGAGTTCGTCTGGAACCTGGTATCCGAAGACCTCGGAGAGCAGATGAACATGACCTCCCAACCGGTGGCCCGGGGAGTCGACGAGTTCAAGCTGGCTGGCCTGACAGCCATTGCCGCGAACAAGGTGAGCGCGCCGCGCGTCGCTGAAAGCCGAGCCTCGATGGAGTGCAAGGTGGTGGATGTGGTGCAGTTCCGAAACACGCGCGGAGAGCAGTTGCCTGGATGGCTGGTCCTCGGGGAGGTTGTCGGCGTCCACATCGACCACGACCTGCTCAAGGATGGCGTCTACCAGACCGCGTTGGCTCGCCCGCTCATGCGATGCGGTGGGTTGAGTGACTACGCATTGCTGTCGCAGGAGTGGATGGTCGAGATCCACCGCGCGCCCGACGAAGCCCTTCGCGACTCGCACGGCAGTTAG
- a CDS encoding ABC transporter substrate-binding protein has protein sequence MQSVFRLLAPLLIWASFATSMEAVAQTPAKTKIRVASVVSAAWLPLWVAKDKGLFEAHGLDVEITTVQNVSTVVGALGRQFEVSGCTPIDIIKARLKKLDVVGIAGNTQEMSSNQQMRLLTRADGPVKRMADLKGQVVATPSLNGVIHIATLNALRQQGIDTNDIRFQEMAFANMGDQLAVGRVAAAEIVEPFASAPGKVATTSLGNPMLSVADPVVLTCWMANGQWAKDNRAAVLAWRAALDEANQYIQKNDKASRAVLTKWTRLPDEIANAVRLPAYSTRLDDTAIDTWIKASLAVGAINEKLTAAGASFE, from the coding sequence ATGCAATCCGTTTTTCGCCTGCTCGCTCCATTGCTGATCTGGGCTTCGTTTGCCACGTCTATGGAAGCCGTGGCACAAACACCCGCCAAGACCAAGATCCGGGTTGCATCCGTCGTTTCGGCTGCATGGCTTCCGCTGTGGGTCGCCAAGGACAAAGGTCTGTTCGAGGCCCATGGCCTGGACGTCGAGATCACGACGGTGCAGAACGTCTCGACCGTCGTGGGCGCACTGGGCCGACAGTTCGAGGTGTCGGGCTGCACGCCGATCGACATCATCAAGGCGCGGCTCAAGAAACTGGACGTCGTCGGCATTGCGGGCAACACCCAGGAGATGTCGAGCAACCAGCAGATGCGCCTGCTGACCCGCGCAGACGGACCGGTCAAGCGCATGGCCGACCTCAAGGGGCAGGTCGTCGCCACGCCTTCGCTCAACGGCGTGATCCACATTGCCACGCTGAACGCGCTGCGCCAACAGGGCATCGACACCAACGACATCCGCTTCCAGGAGATGGCCTTCGCCAACATGGGCGACCAACTGGCGGTCGGGCGCGTCGCGGCGGCCGAGATCGTCGAGCCTTTTGCCTCCGCGCCGGGCAAGGTCGCCACGACCAGCCTGGGCAATCCGATGCTCTCGGTGGCGGACCCGGTGGTGCTGACCTGCTGGATGGCCAACGGCCAGTGGGCCAAAGACAACCGCGCGGCGGTGCTCGCCTGGCGTGCGGCACTCGACGAGGCGAATCAATACATCCAGAAAAACGACAAGGCATCGCGCGCGGTGCTCACAAAGTGGACACGCCTGCCCGACGAGATCGCCAACGCGGTGCGCCTGCCCGCCTACAGCACCCGGCTGGACGACACGGCGATCGACACCTGGATCAAGGCGTCTCTGGCTGTAGGCGCCATCAACGAGAAACTGACCGCGGCGGGCGCCAGCTTCGAGTGA
- a CDS encoding ABC transporter ATP-binding protein — MNSPVFICERAEVRLASATGDKVILQGIDLQVGRQEFLCLVGGSGTGKTTLLRALGGFCAPTSGAVLYEGKAFRSPPEGVVTVFQDYGNALLPWRTVRANVALGIEEKISGAELDRRLDTALALVGLQKAEREYPAKLSGGMQQRLQIARALALQPKVLLMDEPFGALDAMTKAKLQDELRNIQASTGATIVFITHDVDEAIYLGDRVVLLAGSPGTIASEIRPPLPARRDQISTKEMPEYLHARHELLERLHGAAR, encoded by the coding sequence ATGAATTCACCCGTATTCATCTGCGAACGCGCAGAAGTCAGATTGGCATCGGCCACCGGCGACAAGGTGATCCTCCAGGGCATCGACCTGCAAGTGGGCCGCCAGGAGTTCCTGTGCCTGGTGGGCGGATCGGGCACCGGAAAGACCACCCTGCTGCGTGCATTGGGCGGCTTCTGCGCGCCAACGAGCGGCGCCGTCCTGTACGAGGGCAAGGCGTTCCGCAGCCCGCCCGAAGGCGTCGTGACCGTGTTCCAGGACTATGGCAATGCCCTGCTGCCATGGCGAACGGTTCGCGCCAACGTGGCGCTCGGCATCGAGGAAAAAATCTCCGGCGCAGAGCTCGACCGCCGCCTCGACACGGCGCTCGCGCTGGTGGGCCTGCAGAAGGCCGAACGGGAATACCCCGCGAAGCTTTCCGGCGGCATGCAACAACGGCTGCAGATCGCGCGCGCCCTGGCATTGCAACCCAAGGTCCTGCTGATGGACGAGCCCTTCGGCGCGCTCGATGCCATGACGAAGGCGAAGCTGCAGGACGAGCTGCGCAACATTCAGGCGAGCACCGGTGCCACCATCGTCTTCATCACGCACGACGTGGACGAGGCCATCTATCTGGGCGATCGCGTCGTCCTGCTCGCAGGATCGCCGGGAACGATCGCCTCGGAAATACGCCCGCCTCTTCCCGCGCGCCGCGACCAGATTTCCACCAAGGAGATGCCGGAATACCTGCACGCGCGGCACGAGTTGCTGGAGCGCTTGCACGGAGCTGCCCGATGA
- a CDS encoding ABC transporter permease — protein MTGHSRRVRQWLVPIALLGAWQLAVMVNDGLNVLPTPTEIGRALTESLIDGRLAADAAHTFAAALASWAICLLIGIPLGMALGTFSTLRTMLSLLIELLRPLPAVALIPPAVLVFGFSWKTEITVTVFASIWPLISSSRAAIEGLHARIFEVAATLHLSKWHTLRSVVTPAAFSQILVGARLSFSLCLVVSVVAEMVGNPAGLGWGLVSAQEAMRASETFAYLFAIGVLGVCANFALGFAVRRLLPGLAQAS, from the coding sequence ATGACCGGCCACTCACGCAGGGTGCGTCAATGGCTGGTGCCCATCGCGCTCCTCGGCGCCTGGCAACTCGCCGTCATGGTCAACGACGGGCTCAACGTGCTGCCCACGCCCACCGAGATCGGTCGCGCGCTCACCGAGAGCCTCATCGACGGGCGCCTGGCCGCGGACGCCGCGCACACCTTCGCCGCGGCCCTCGCGAGCTGGGCGATCTGCCTGCTCATAGGCATACCGCTCGGCATGGCGCTGGGCACCTTCAGCACGCTTCGCACCATGCTGTCGCTGCTCATCGAACTGCTCAGGCCGTTGCCGGCGGTGGCACTCATTCCACCCGCGGTGCTGGTCTTCGGTTTTTCATGGAAGACCGAGATCACCGTGACGGTGTTCGCCAGTATCTGGCCGCTCATCTCCAGCAGCAGGGCCGCCATCGAAGGGCTTCACGCAAGAATCTTCGAGGTGGCCGCCACGCTGCACTTGAGCAAGTGGCACACGTTGCGCAGCGTCGTCACACCCGCAGCCTTCAGCCAGATTCTCGTGGGGGCGCGCCTCAGCTTCAGCCTCTGCCTGGTCGTCAGCGTGGTCGCTGAAATGGTCGGCAATCCTGCCGGCCTCGGCTGGGGGCTAGTCAGCGCGCAGGAAGCGATGCGGGCGAGCGAGACCTTCGCGTACCTCTTCGCCATCGGCGTGCTGGGCGTCTGCGCGAACTTCGCCCTGGGCTTCGCCGTCCGGCGCCTGCTGCCCGGCCTGGCCCAGGCGAGCTGA
- a CDS encoding ABC transporter permease yields the protein MNKMSRILLSLATPVALLCLWQAVGDPASPIAPPPQTWLASAQAMLAAGELQLAVLATLKTVVLSTFIAGVVGTAMGAILGVRPAVSEAVAPTLEFLRSVPPPTIVPVAMLLIGSGAVLGATVVSLAAVWPILLNVLQATRSIHPTLVNTGHTLRISARSKVMNIYVPSILSSVIAGLRVAVPLAIIVALLVEMLATRPGIGRMLLSAQRDFDAPAVFALLSTVGIIGVGVNWALEWLERCVSRKLPGMKR from the coding sequence ATGAACAAGATGTCTCGCATCCTCCTGAGCCTTGCCACGCCCGTCGCATTGCTGTGCCTTTGGCAAGCCGTGGGCGACCCCGCCTCGCCCATCGCACCGCCGCCTCAGACCTGGCTCGCGAGCGCGCAGGCGATGCTCGCAGCCGGCGAGCTTCAACTCGCCGTGCTGGCCACGCTGAAGACCGTCGTGCTGTCCACCTTTATCGCCGGCGTGGTGGGCACAGCCATGGGTGCGATCCTCGGCGTCCGGCCTGCAGTTTCCGAAGCGGTGGCGCCCACGCTCGAGTTCCTGCGGTCCGTGCCGCCGCCCACCATCGTGCCCGTGGCAATGCTGCTGATCGGCAGCGGCGCCGTGCTCGGTGCCACGGTCGTCTCGCTCGCGGCGGTCTGGCCGATCCTGTTGAATGTGCTGCAGGCCACGCGGTCCATCCATCCGACTCTCGTCAACACCGGCCATACGTTGCGGATCTCGGCCCGCAGCAAGGTGATGAACATCTACGTGCCTAGCATCCTCTCCAGCGTGATCGCGGGGCTGCGCGTGGCCGTGCCGCTGGCCATCATCGTCGCGCTTCTCGTGGAGATGCTGGCCACCCGCCCCGGCATCGGGCGCATGCTGCTCTCCGCCCAGCGCGACTTCGATGCACCCGCCGTCTTCGCTCTGTTGTCCACCGTAGGCATCATCGGCGTCGGCGTGAACTGGGCGCTCGAGTGGCTGGAGCGCTGCGTCTCGAGGAAGTTGCCCGGGATGAAGCGCTGA
- a CDS encoding enoyl-CoA hydratase/isomerase family protein produces the protein MSIDFQIIDHAIARIVINRPQQHNALDVEHDRALADAWQRFNDDPQLKVAILSGQGGRAFCTGADIRDYLPYRRGRAASQEPTSIISFGGLTGAQDVAKPTIAAIEGFCVAGGLELALACDIRIATHASSFGLPEARLGILPGGGGTQRLAKVTGLGVAMRMILTGDTFDAAFALNHGLVTELVSSEALEEAALAIARQLAKNGPLAVVAARRSVLASYGLSVEEGLLQESALQRQLLLTRDAHEGVAAFSERRPAAYTGS, from the coding sequence ATGTCCATCGATTTCCAAATCATTGACCACGCCATTGCCCGCATCGTCATCAACCGTCCCCAGCAACACAACGCGCTGGACGTCGAGCACGACCGCGCGCTTGCGGACGCCTGGCAGCGCTTCAACGACGACCCGCAACTGAAGGTCGCGATCCTGTCCGGCCAGGGAGGCCGTGCGTTCTGTACCGGCGCCGACATTCGCGACTACCTGCCCTACCGGCGCGGCCGCGCGGCCAGCCAGGAACCCACATCGATCATCAGCTTCGGCGGGCTGACTGGCGCTCAGGACGTCGCCAAGCCGACGATCGCGGCCATCGAAGGATTCTGCGTGGCTGGCGGGCTGGAGCTGGCGCTTGCCTGCGACATCCGCATCGCGACGCACGCATCGAGCTTCGGCCTTCCCGAAGCCAGGCTGGGCATTCTTCCCGGTGGCGGCGGCACGCAGCGGCTCGCCAAGGTGACGGGACTGGGTGTTGCAATGCGGATGATCCTCACGGGCGACACGTTCGACGCGGCCTTCGCGCTCAACCACGGCCTCGTGACCGAGTTGGTGTCCAGCGAGGCGCTCGAAGAAGCCGCGCTGGCCATCGCCCGGCAGCTCGCCAAGAATGGACCGCTCGCCGTCGTTGCCGCGCGTCGTTCGGTACTTGCCAGCTACGGACTCTCCGTCGAGGAAGGCTTGCTCCAGGAATCGGCGCTGCAACGGCAACTGCTCCTGACCCGCGATGCACACGAGGGCGTCGCGGCCTTTTCCGAACGGCGGCCGGCGGCATACACCGGCAGCTGA
- a CDS encoding c-type cytochrome produces the protein MGFALSLASGGPATTAHAATAPDQALVSRGAYLAKAGDCIACHSAQRGEPFAGGLPMTTPVGRIYSTNITPDPDTGIGRYTQEEFIRAMREGIARDGHNLYPAMPYPSYAKVNDGDMQALYAYFMHGVEPVNRENQKSEIRWPLSIRWPLKVWNFMFLDKGVYQDKPGKDAEWNRGAYLVQGLGHCGSCHTPRGVAFQEKALDEGGSTFLSGALIEGWFASNLTGEHNVGLGRWSGPELVSFLKTGANRHATAFGSMTEVVNNSTQAMTDTDLGAMAAYLKTLPAQGGNGAPPYAYDAQKTKVSLSRPAGNAGARIYTTHCLQCHGADGRGFAPMLAPLAGNPNVLERNPSSLINVTLNGTGDLVVRGIPAAYPMPKYAAVLSNRDIADVLTFIRAGWNNSAGAVSPKEVAKLRGGS, from the coding sequence CTGGGATTTGCGCTCTCACTGGCATCGGGCGGCCCCGCCACGACCGCGCATGCCGCTACCGCGCCCGACCAGGCGCTGGTTTCGCGCGGAGCCTATCTTGCAAAGGCAGGCGATTGCATCGCCTGCCACTCGGCACAGCGCGGCGAGCCGTTCGCCGGCGGCCTGCCCATGACGACGCCGGTCGGGCGCATCTACTCGACCAACATCACTCCCGATCCGGACACCGGCATCGGCCGCTACACCCAGGAAGAATTCATTCGCGCGATGCGCGAAGGCATCGCAAGGGACGGCCACAACCTGTATCCGGCCATGCCGTATCCGTCGTACGCCAAAGTCAACGACGGCGACATGCAGGCGCTCTACGCCTACTTCATGCATGGTGTGGAACCCGTGAACCGGGAGAATCAGAAGTCCGAGATTCGGTGGCCATTGAGCATCCGCTGGCCGCTGAAAGTATGGAACTTCATGTTCCTCGACAAGGGTGTGTACCAGGACAAGCCCGGCAAGGATGCCGAGTGGAATCGCGGCGCCTACCTGGTGCAGGGGCTGGGGCATTGCGGTTCGTGCCACACACCGCGCGGTGTCGCGTTCCAGGAAAAGGCACTCGACGAAGGCGGCAGCACGTTTCTCTCCGGCGCGTTGATAGAAGGCTGGTTTGCCTCGAACCTGACGGGTGAGCACAACGTCGGCCTGGGCCGCTGGAGTGGACCGGAACTCGTGAGCTTCCTGAAGACCGGCGCGAACCGGCATGCCACCGCGTTCGGCTCCATGACGGAGGTTGTCAACAACAGCACGCAGGCGATGACCGATACCGACCTCGGCGCGATGGCCGCCTATCTGAAAACGCTTCCGGCGCAGGGCGGCAATGGCGCACCACCTTATGCCTACGACGCGCAAAAGACGAAGGTGTCGCTGAGCCGGCCGGCCGGCAATGCAGGCGCGCGCATCTACACAACGCATTGCCTGCAGTGCCACGGCGCCGATGGGCGCGGTTTCGCGCCCATGCTCGCGCCGCTCGCCGGCAATCCCAATGTGTTGGAGCGCAATCCGTCGTCACTCATCAACGTGACGCTGAACGGCACCGGGGATCTCGTCGTTCGAGGTATTCCGGCGGCGTACCCGATGCCCAAGTACGCCGCCGTGCTGAGCAATCGGGACATTGCCGACGTGCTGACCTTCATTCGTGCAGGCTGGAACAACAGCGCGGGGGCAGTCAGCCCGAAGGAGGTTGCGAAGTTGAGAGGCGGCTCCTGA